Proteins encoded together in one Sceloporus undulatus isolate JIND9_A2432 ecotype Alabama chromosome 4, SceUnd_v1.1, whole genome shotgun sequence window:
- the BCL10 gene encoding B-cell lymphoma/leukemia 10 isoform X1, with the protein MADSGMMVPERCLTDDEMAEVKKEVLEWLRDYLCDKIIADRHFDYLRSRKILSREDTEEISCQSSSRKKAGKLLDYLAEHPKGLDALVGSIRREGTQNFLLEKITDAVLKAKNEKLKSLKGLGCSNCMATVCQQTNNLSRSQSNDSNVFESRKDRETTYVPTGEYSTAAFVSAASLCSMNLPITEVGSMENSVFSATLPGPGDSGAPPLPPQLQNEQEETCTTSSDNPFLPLRSRSLLPQ; encoded by the exons ATGGCGGACTCTGGGATGATGGTTCCGGAGCGCTGCCTCACCGACGACGAAATGGCGGAGGTGAAGAAGGAA GTTTTAGAATGGCTGCGAGACTATCTGTGTGACAAAATaattgcagacagacactttgaTTATCTACGTTCAAGGAAAATACTCAGTAGAGAGGACACTGAAGAAATCTCTTGTCAATCTTCAAGTAGGAAGAAGGCTGGGAAGTTGTTGGATTACTTAGCAGAACATCCAAAAGGACTAGATGCTTTGGTAGGATCCATCAGACGTGAAGGAACACAGAACTTCCTCTTAGAAAAGATAACTGATGCTGTTTTGAAAGCAAAAAATGAAAAACTAAAAAGCCTTAAAG GACTGGGCTGTAGCAACTGCATGGCTACAGTATGTCAGCAAACCAACAATCTCTCTAGGTCCCAGTCAAATGACTCAAATGTGTTTGAAAGCCGAAAAGACAGAGAAACAACCTACGTTCCTACTGGAGAATATAGTACAGCTGCATTCGTatctgctgcttctctttgttCAATGAATTTACCTATAACAGAAGTTGGAAGTATGGAAAATTCAGTTTTCTCAGCCACCCTTCCTGGACCTGGCGATTCTGGGGCTCCACCTCTTCCACCACAATTGCAGAACGAACAAGAGGAAACATGTACAACCTCAAGTGACAATCCCTTTCTGCCTTTAAGATCCCGCTCACTTCTTCCTCAGTGA
- the BCL10 gene encoding B-cell lymphoma/leukemia 10 isoform X2, protein MGASLARSVQRGWLRERDSRRKKAGKLLDYLAEHPKGLDALVGSIRREGTQNFLLEKITDAVLKAKNEKLKSLKGLGCSNCMATVCQQTNNLSRSQSNDSNVFESRKDRETTYVPTGEYSTAAFVSAASLCSMNLPITEVGSMENSVFSATLPGPGDSGAPPLPPQLQNEQEETCTTSSDNPFLPLRSRSLLPQ, encoded by the exons AtgggggcttccttggcaaggtCTGTCCAGAGGGGctggctgagagagcgtgactcccG TAGGAAGAAGGCTGGGAAGTTGTTGGATTACTTAGCAGAACATCCAAAAGGACTAGATGCTTTGGTAGGATCCATCAGACGTGAAGGAACACAGAACTTCCTCTTAGAAAAGATAACTGATGCTGTTTTGAAAGCAAAAAATGAAAAACTAAAAAGCCTTAAAG GACTGGGCTGTAGCAACTGCATGGCTACAGTATGTCAGCAAACCAACAATCTCTCTAGGTCCCAGTCAAATGACTCAAATGTGTTTGAAAGCCGAAAAGACAGAGAAACAACCTACGTTCCTACTGGAGAATATAGTACAGCTGCATTCGTatctgctgcttctctttgttCAATGAATTTACCTATAACAGAAGTTGGAAGTATGGAAAATTCAGTTTTCTCAGCCACCCTTCCTGGACCTGGCGATTCTGGGGCTCCACCTCTTCCACCACAATTGCAGAACGAACAAGAGGAAACATGTACAACCTCAAGTGACAATCCCTTTCTGCCTTTAAGATCCCGCTCACTTCTTCCTCAGTGA